The following DNA comes from Polynucleobacter necessarius.
GCGCCGACAAAAGTTTTTGAATACCAATCGCTTAGTCCGTTCTCGCGATATGAATATCGGTTTGCAAAAAACAGGATTCATTAATGCCGCTGGTAAATGTTTGGTGATGCAGGCGAGAGTGAATAACACCCCCTTATTGTTAGTCTTCCTGGACTCAGTAGGTACGCAATCGCGTTTTGCTGATGCCGTACGTGTACGAGATTGGTACGAGCGTATGCCTTCTAGCGGCGCTCACCCAATTCGTCGTTTGATGTAACTGAGGATTGGATGAAATTGCTGAGCCTGGCTCGGCAGACTTGGGTTTAAAGCCAATACCCTTGGAGATCTGTAAGGCGGTTTCTTGCAGGGCGCGTAGCTAATCCGCTTGAATACGGTCGGTTGGGGCGCTTAAAGAGAGTCCGGCGACCAATTTTCCGGTGTCATCCAGAATAGATTCGGCCAAGCAGCTTACGCCTAACTCCAATGCCTCATCATCACGTGCGCTACCCACTTTGCGAACATGATTGAGCTCGGTTTTTAGTTTTCCTAAGTCGGTAATGCTGTGGCGAGTATGTCCAGATAAGCCGGTGCGAGTGATATACGCGCGAACCTGACTGGGATCATCGCTCGCTAAAAAGAGTTTGCCAACAGACGTGAGATGCAGTGGGGCGAGACCGCCAATCGCACGGACTACCTGCATGCCGGAGCGTTCGCTATAGGCGCCGATCAACGTAGACGATTTCATCGCCTTGGCGCACGGAAAGATTCACGGTTTCGCCAGTGAGCTTATGCAAAGTGCGCATTGGTAATTGCGCAGTCTCACGCACCGACAATCGCGCTTTAACTAAGTTACCCAGTTCTAATAGCTTCAAATCTAGACGGTACGTGCCGCCGTCGCCACGCTCAACCAGTCTGCACGCAACCATATCGTTCAAAATGCGATGAGCGGTTGCGGGGTGTAATCCAGTAACTTCTGCGAGGTTCTTTAGGCTACTGGAGTCCTCTTGTTCGGCAAGAGCATCAAGTAAGTTCATCATGCGCTCCACCACCTGGATGGCGGTTTTCCCAACCTCACCGGTTGCCTTAGGAGTTTTGACAGTTTTGCTGGTATTGATGGGGCTTATTGTAGCGATTTCATGTGAAGTTGCATATTATGAAATCCTGTTTTATAGAATTCCACACAAATCAAATTCCCAAGTATTTCTTGGAGATGGGGCTCTAGGCCTGTCTTAGGGCGGTAGCACACTCATTGACAAGATCTGGGCCGCGATAGATCAAGCCGCTGTATAGCTGAATAAAGCTGGCGCCAGCCAAAAGCTTTTCGCGGGCATCGACGCCATTCAGAATGCCGCCTACGCCAATGATGGGGAGCTGATTGCCAAGTCGGGATTTTAAAGCTTTGATTACTAAATTGGATGCATTACGCACTGGGGCACCTGAAAGGCCGCCAGCTTCTTCGCCAAACTCCATTCCTTTCACGGCATCGCGAGAGATGGTGGTGTTCGTAGCAATTACGGCATCGATACCAAACGCGAGCAGAAGATCGGCAATTAAATTGATGTCGCTATGATCCAAGTCAGGGGCAATCTTTAAAAAGAGTGGCTTGCGTACACCATAGCGATCGCATAAACGCTTTCTAGCTTCATCCAGACTGCCCAATAATTCTCGTAGCATTTCTTCGCCTTGCAGAGCTCGTAGATTTTTGGTGTTCGGGGAGGAGATGTTGACAGTGATGTAGGTTGCGATTTCATAGACCGCTTCCATAGCGAGAATATAGTCGCGTGAAGCCTCTTCCATAGGGGTGCTGGCATTCTTGCCAATATTCAAACCTAGAACGCCACCGTTTTGCCAGAATTTAGAGCGACGAACTCGAGCGACAGAAGCCTCCACACCATCGTTATTAAATCCCATGCGATTAATGATGGCCTGCGCTTGCGGTAAACGAAACATCCGTGGCTTCGGATTGCCTGGTTGTGGTCGAGGCGTGACTGTGCCGATTTCCAAGAATCCAAATCCCAATCCAGCGAGCGCGTCAATATGTTTACCATCCTTATCTAACCCAGCAGCAAGGCCAACTGGATTCGGAAATTCAATGCCGCATAGCATTTTCGGATCGTTAATCGGTTTTGTAACCAAGTGCTCCAATAGTCCCCAGTGCTGCGCACGGTCTAGATTATTTAGGGTGAGGTTGTGGGCTGTCTCGGGGTCTATACAAAAAAGCCAAGGGCGTAGGAGGGAGTAACGATCGATCATAGGTTGATATTATGACCCAGAGAGTGTTTGCCAATGATCTTCAACCAAGCCTTCCATGGGTTGATATTTGATTTTGTATGACATCTTTTCACTTTCCTTGATGTAGTAACCAAGGTAGAGGTAGGGTAGACCTAAGATACGAGCTTGCTCTATCTGCCATAGAATGCTGTAACTGCCATAGCTTGCAACAGGATTTGAGGTGTCATAGAAGGTGTATACCGATGAGATGCCTTGTTCCAAAATATCAATCATGCTGACCATGCGCAATCGACCGGGATGCGAGTCTTGAGGCCCGTTTCGAAATTCCACAATGCGTGAGTTCACTCGGCTTTGCAATAAAAACTGCATGTACTGATCTTGGTCATCGCTATCCATATCCCCACCAGCATGACGCTCACTCTGATAGCGTTGATAGAGTTGGTAATGTTCTTCCAAGATTGAGAACAGAGACTTCAAGACCAGCATGTTTTTTCTGTGCACGCCTCTGGCTACATGAAGGAGTGAATTGATTCACCAAAATGCGTGTCGCGATACAGGCCCTGCATTCGTCACAATAAGGTCGATAGGTATATAAACCACTGCGTCTAAACCCCGCATTTAACAAATCGTTATACACATCCGTATGTATGAGGTGGGATGGAGTGGCTACTTGCGATCGAGCGGTCTTATTTGGTAAATAGCTGCAGGCATAAGGCGCAGTTGCATAGAACTGCAATGC
Coding sequences within:
- a CDS encoding quinone-dependent dihydroorotate dehydrogenase, which gives rise to MIDRYSLLRPWLFCIDPETAHNLTLNNLDRAQHWGLLEHLVTKPINDPKMLCGIEFPNPVGLAAGLDKDGKHIDALAGLGFGFLEIGTVTPRPQPGNPKPRMFRLPQAQAIINRMGFNNDGVEASVARVRRSKFWQNGGVLGLNIGKNASTPMEEASRDYILAMEAVYEIATYITVNISSPNTKNLRALQGEEMLRELLGSLDEARKRLCDRYGVRKPLFLKIAPDLDHSDINLIADLLLAFGIDAVIATNTTISRDAVKGMEFGEEAGGLSGAPVRNASNLVIKALKSRLGNQLPIIGVGGILNGVDAREKLLAGASFIQLYSGLIYRGPDLVNECATALRQA